CAGCGTCCCGCGACTGGTCGTCGCCGCCGCGGTGCTGGCGCTGATTCCGCTCGCCGTCCGCGTCCCGTCCGTCGCCGCGCTCGCGGCCGTCACGGCGCTGTTCGTCGGACTCGCGGGCTACGAGACGGTTCGGTCGGAGCATCGCAAGCGGCTCCGGGCCGCCGGAACCGACGCCGGGTGACCGGCGACACCTCGGCGATATCGGCGTCTCTTGCCCCCGTCCGCCATCGTTTTCGGTCGGAGTCTACTACTGAGTCCCAATGGACGCGAACATCCTCGAGACCATCGGCTCCCCGCTGGTCGAGGTGTCGTCGCCCGAGGGGGCGACGGTGGCGGCGAAGGTGGAGTCGAAGAACCCGGGCGGGTCGGCGAAGGACCGCCCGGCGCTGGCGATGATAGAGGCGGCCGAGCGTGAGGGCGACATCTCGCCGGGCGACAGCCTGGTCGAACCGACCAGCGGCAACACGGGCATCGGCCTCGCGATGGTGTCGGCGGCGAAGGGCTACGACATGACCATCGTGATGTCCGATTCCGCCTCGAAGGAGCGCCGCGACGTCATGCGCGCCTACGGCGCGGACATCGAACTCGTCGAGGGCGACATCTCCGCGGCGAAGGAGCGCGCCGACGAGTTGGAGGCCGAGGGGATGACGCAACTGCGCCAGTTCGAGAACGAGGCGAACCCCCGCGCGCACTACCGGACGACGGCCGAGGAGATTCTCGAACAGGTCGGCGACAGGGAGATAGACGCCCTCGTCGCGGGCGTCGGTACCGGCGGCACGCTCTCGGGCATCGGCCGCCGCCTCCGCGAGGAGTTCCCCGAGATGACCGTCGTCGCCGTCGAACCCGCCGGGAACGCCGTGCTCTCGACGGGCGAACCCGGCCGCGACGACTATCAGGGGATGGGACCGGGGTTCGTCAGCCCCAACCTCGACAGGGACCTCTTGGACGACATCGAAGTCGTCGCCCTCGGAGACGCCGAGGCGGAGTGCCGCCGCCTCGCCCGCGAGGAGGGGATTCTGGTCGGCCAGTCGTCGGGCGCCTCGAACCTCGCCGCTCGTCGCGTCGCCGAGGAACTCGCCACGCCCGAGGCGAACTGCCCCGAACCGCCGGAACGGTACGTCATCGAGGACGCGGCGGACGACGTGCGCTCGGAGGAGTCTCGCTCCGGCGACGTGCGCGCCGACGGCGGCCCGGCGGGCGCCGGCGGGGGCGCCGAAGCCGACGACTGCCCCCTCGTCGTCACGGTGTTTTGGGACAGCGGCGAGCGCTACATGTCGACTGGAATGTTCGACTGAGGCGGCGACTCACGCGCCGAACTCCGACTCGTGGACGCGGACGACCACCGTCTCCTCCACCTCGCGCAAGTCGTAGGACGGAATCGACCCGTCCGGACGGCGCGAGACGAACATCGGTTCGACGAGGCGGCCGTCCGCGAGGCCGTAGACGGCGAGTCGCTCGCCCGTCTCCTCGGGACGCATCTCGCCGTCGCGCACCGCCTCCGCGAGGCGGCGCGAGAGCCACTCCTCCGAGGAGATACTCGGCTCCCGCACCAGGACGTGGTCGACGAAGCGGACGAGATACCAGTTCAGGTCGTTACACAGCGAGACGGCGGCGCCGACGCTCACCGTGTCGACGGCCAGGGAGTTCTCGAACGGGGTGCGGATTTCGTACGTCGAGAGGGCGGCCCGGGCGGTGTCTCTCGACAGGAGTTCGTACTGCACGTTCGCGTCGGGCGACCCTACGAAACAGACCCGCGTCACGGTCTGAGACCTGACGCGGGCGGGGTTTATCCGTTCCGATGCGGGCCGCCGGTCCGGCGGGGACTCGCCGTTCTGAGCGTTCGCGCGGAGAAGAGAACTACGCGTCGTGTTCGTACGCTTCGACCCAGTCGGCGGCGCACGCCTCGTCGCAGAAGGCGAGGAGACGACGCTCCCGGGTCAACTTCTCCGTTCGGTTCGGCGAGCGCTCGCGGTCGAGTTCGGCTTGGTAGTGCGGTCCGTCCAGTTCGACCGTCGCGCCGCAGGTGGGACAGGTGTCGGTGCCGGTCCGCCAGCGACTGCGCGGGACGACTTGCAGGACGGTCCATCCCGCGCCGGCCGCCGGAGTGGAGGGGCTGCGAGTCTCAGACATGGTCGAACGTACGAGTTCGTACTATGTAAAGGCATTTACACCCGGTTTTTCATTCGGTACGCGTCCGTTCGTGTGGAAAATAGTGAGGTTACTCCGGATATGTAATCTGTCCAGTGGTAGCCAATCACACGTCCCGGTCCAGCGGTTCCACCGACGCCTCCCGCCCCGCGCGTCGCGCCGCGTCGAGCAGTCCGTCGGGTTCGGCGGCGACGACGTCCGCCAGGGAGGCGTTCGTCTCGGGATGTGAGGGGGCGACCCGTTCGCACCCGACGGGCAGCGTCGAGTCGTCGTAGGTGCCGAGGCGGCGCGCCTCCTCGACGATGTCGGACTTGTCGGCCGTCGACACCGGTCGGTGGACGGGGAGCGCCGCCGCCGCGTCCGTGACGGCGAGGTTCGGACCGGTCTGACTCGACTTCTGCCCGATGGACTCCCCGGTCGCTATCGAGTGGGCGCCGTCGCGCCGGGCCACCGCCTCTGCCATGACGAGCATCGCGCGGCGGAGCGACAGCATGCGCGTGTCGTCGACGGCCGCGACGAGACGGTCGACCACGGCCGCGCCGTCGACGACGCGCGGGCGCAGGTCCTCGTCGGGGGCGCGCGCCGCGAGCGTCCGAACCACCTCGAACGCCCGGGCGCGGTGGTCGGCGCCACCGTAGTCGCCGATGTCGACGTACACCGGAATCGGAACGCATCCGCGGCGCATCAGTCGCCACGCGGCGACGGGGGAGTCGATGCCGCCGCTGACGAGGACGGCGACGCGGCCCTGCGTCCCGAGGGGGAGGCCGCCGGGGCCGTCGAACCGGACGACGGAGACGTACGCCTCCCCGCCCCGGACCTCGATGCGGTACGTCCGGTCGGGGTCGTCCAATTCAACCGTCGCATCCGTCAGGTCCTCCACGAGTCGCCCGCCCCCGACGTTCAGGTCCCGGCCGGAGAACCCGTGCTCCTCGGCGGGGCCGACCCGTTTCGCGTCGACGGCGAACGTCGCCCCCTCGGGGTGGCCGGCGGCGAGGGCTTCGAGGGCGCCGTACACCGCTTCGCGCGTCGCGTCGACGGCGAGCACCGGGCGGGCGAAGGAGACGCCGGGAAGCGTCGCCACCGCCGCCGCGACGGCCCGCGCCTCCTCGGCGTCCGACGGGCGGACGACGATACGGGACCACCGACGCTGCACCTCCGCCTCGAACCCGCGTTCGCGGAGGAGGGCGCGCACGCTCGCGGCCAACCGGTCGGCCATCTTCGCTCTGACCTCGCTGCTCTTGGCCCCGAACTCGCCGAACCCGACGAGGACGGCGTCCGCTCGCATCACGACGCGGAGTTGACCCCCGACCGGTATCAGCGTCCCGGTGCGTCCGCGGGAGTTATATACCATATGTATGCTACTACTTCCCACACGAGACGGACGGGGACCCAATATAAACCGATTAGTGCGGATTCGGGATACTCTCCGCTACGTACCCCGACTCCCGCCCATCGCTCCCCTTCACCCCGACCATACCACAATGGACGAAACTGACGGTTACGCCCCGTACGAACCGGCCGACCGAGACGTCGACCTGACGGACCCGACGTACTACCTCAACCGCGAGTTGAGCGAACTGGAGTTCCAGCGGCGCGTCCTCCACGAGGCCGTCGACGACCGGCAACCGCTCCTCGAACGCGTCCGGTTTCTCTCCCTCTTCACGAAGAACATGGACGAGTTCTTCATGAAGCGGGTCGGCGGTCTCAAACAGCAGATAGACGCCGACGTGACCGAACGCACCGTCGACGGCCGGACGCCGAGAGAGCAGTTGACCGCGGTGCTGGAGAAGGCCCGCCCGATGTTCCGGGCGCAGGCGTCGTGTTACCTCGAAGCGGTCCGCGGCGCCCTCGCCGCGGAGGGCATCCGCGTCCGCGACTACGGCGACCTGACCGCCGACCAGCGAGGGCGGATGCGCGAGTACTTCCGGGAGTCGGTGCTGCCGACGCTGACGCCGCTGGCGTTCGACCCCGCGCATCCGTTCCCGTTCATCTCGAACCTCAGCCTCTCCCTGGCCGTGATGACCCGCCGCGAGGCGAGGGCCGACCCGACGTTCACCCGGGTGAAGATTCCGCAGAACCGCCCGCGACTGGTCGAGGTGCGGGGGAACGGCGAGGGGAGAGACGGGAGCGAGGGGGTCGAGTACGTCCTCCTCGAGGACGTCGTCCGCTCGAACCTCGACCTGCTGTTCCCGAACGTCGAGATAGTGGACACGACGCTGTTCCGCCTCACGCGCAACGCCGAGGTGCGGCGCAACGAGGAGGTGGCCGAGGATCTCATCGACATGATCGAGGAGGTCATCGAACAGCGACGCTTCGCCACCGTCGTCCGCCTGGAGGTCGAAGAGGACGCGCCGGAGGCGGTGGTGGACCTCCTCGCCGAACAGCTAGCTCTGTCGGACGAGGAGGTGTTCCGCCTGCCCGGTCTGCTCGACTACCGGGAACTGCTGTCGCTGACCGACCTCGACCGGCCGGACCTGAAACTCGACTCGTGGACGCCGCGGCCGCACCCCCGCCTCGAACGCGACGCGACGCCGGCGGTCGGCGCGGACCGCGCCGCCGACGTGTTCTCCGAGATTCGCCGCGACGACGTGCTGCTCCACCACCCCTACCACTCCTTCGACGACACCGTCCAGCGGTTCCTCGACGAGGCGGCGAACGACCCCGACGTGCTCGCCATCAAGGCGGCCATCTACCGGACGGCGTCGGATTCGCAGGTCATCCAGAGCCTCATCGACGCCGCCGAGAACGGCAAGCAGGTGGCGGTGATGGTCGAACTGAAGGCGCGGTTCGACGAGCGGAACAACGTCGAGTGGGTGCGCCGCCTCGAAGAGGAGGGCATCCACGTCGCCTACGGCACCATCGGGCTGAAGACGCACACGAAGACGGCGCTGGTCGTCCGCGAGGAAGACGACGGCGTGCAGTTGTACTCGCACGTCGCTACCGGAAACTACCACTCGGAGACGGCGAAGGGGTACGTCGACCTCGGATTGCTCACCGCCGACCGCGACGTGGGACAGGACCTCGTGAAGGTGTTCAACTTCTTCACCGGCCCCTCGCTGGACGAGGAGTTCCGCAAACTGCTCATCGCGCCGGTGACGATGCGCGAGGAGTTGACCGAGTGTATCCGGCGCGAGGCGTGGCACGCGCGGAACGGCCGGGACGCGCGCATCGTCGTCAAAGTGAACGGACTGGAGGACCCGCAGATGGTCGAGGAACTGTACCGCGCGTCGATGGCGGGCGTCGACATCGACCTCGTGGTGCGCGACATCTGCCGGCTCCGACCCGGCCTCGACGGCGTGACCGAGAACGTCACCGTCCACAGCGTCGTGGGGCGCTTCCTCGAACACTCCAGGATATTCTACTTCGAGAACGGAGCGAGCGCGGCGCCCTCGCAGGTGCCCGACGACGGCGAGTGGGGAGAACCGGAGTGGTACGTCGGTTCGGCCGACTGGATGACCCGAAACCTCGACAAGCGCGTGGAGGCCGTCGCGCCCGTCGAGGACCGCGAACTCCGCGAACAGCTTCGATTCGTCCTCGAACTGGCGACGAACGACAACCGCAAGCGCTGGACGATGAACGCCGACGGGACGTACGACCAGTGTCACCCTACGGACGGCGAACCCGTCGTCGAGATGCAGCGAATCCTGATGGACCGGACGGCGGCCGCCGCCGAGAACGGGGACGGCCGGGGGGTGCGAACGGACCACCCCGCCGCGCCCGGCGAACTCCTCGTCGAACCGCGTCGGGACGGGGATGAGAGAGACGAGGAGAGCGGAGCGGCGGACGGGGAAAGCGACGCGGACGCCGACGCCGACGGCTCACCCGACGACGCCGACACCGGCACCGGCACCGCCGACGCCCCCGGTACCGCGGACAACGTGACCCCCGACGCGGCGGCGCCGTCGGCCGAGGCGGACGCGACGGGGACAGGGAGGGCCGACTTGGGAGACGGCGTCGACGGACCGGACGAGAGCGAGAAACGCAGCGACGCATCGCGTGCGGACGAGACCGACGCGGGGTCGGGTTCGGACTCGGACCCGAACTCGGGGGCCGACCTCCCGCCGGCGATGCGCGAACACGGGGACCGCTGGTACGTCCCCGACAGCGACCACTACGCGTACGCGGTCCGGACGCCGGACGGGGACCGGCGCTACCGGAAGACGCGCGAGGCGACGGAGGAGTTGTTGGCGCGCTACTACGGGTGAGCCGACTCGGAGCGTTCGCTCGTCGCTCGCCTCAGAACGTCGTCAGTTCGCCGTCGATGACGCGGCGCGTCACGTTCGTCACGTTCGCCAGTTTGTCGTCGATGATGGCCTCCACGTCGGCCTCGATGTCCGAGAGGGGGACGCCCTCCTCGGTGACGACTTTCGCGTCGGCGACGTGGGGTTCGTCGATGGGACGACCGATCTGCGAGAGCAGGCGCACCTGCAGGTCGCGGATGCCGTCGACGTCGGCGACGACAGATTCGGCCACGTCGGTCGACAGCAGGTTGTATATCTTCCCGATGTGGTTGACGGGGTTCTTCCCGGAGGTGGCCTCCATGCTCATCGGCCGGTTGGGCGTGATGAGGCCGTTCGCACGGTTGCCGCGGCCGACGGAGCCGTCGTCGCCCATCTCGGCGCTGGTGCCGGTGACGGTGAGGTAGATGGAGCCCTCGTCGTAGTCGTCGGCCGTGT
This Halogeometricum sp. S3BR5-2 DNA region includes the following protein-coding sequences:
- a CDS encoding PLP-dependent cysteine synthase family protein; amino-acid sequence: MDANILETIGSPLVEVSSPEGATVAAKVESKNPGGSAKDRPALAMIEAAEREGDISPGDSLVEPTSGNTGIGLAMVSAAKGYDMTIVMSDSASKERRDVMRAYGADIELVEGDISAAKERADELEAEGMTQLRQFENEANPRAHYRTTAEEILEQVGDREIDALVAGVGTGGTLSGIGRRLREEFPEMTVVAVEPAGNAVLSTGEPGRDDYQGMGPGFVSPNLDRDLLDDIEVVALGDAEAECRRLAREEGILVGQSSGASNLAARRVAEELATPEANCPEPPERYVIEDAADDVRSEESRSGDVRADGGPAGAGGGAEADDCPLVVTVFWDSGERYMSTGMFD
- a CDS encoding DUF5804 family protein; its protein translation is MTRVCFVGSPDANVQYELLSRDTARAALSTYEIRTPFENSLAVDTVSVGAAVSLCNDLNWYLVRFVDHVLVREPSISSEEWLSRRLAEAVRDGEMRPEETGERLAVYGLADGRLVEPMFVSRRPDGSIPSYDLREVEETVVVRVHESEFGA
- a CDS encoding tRNA sulfurtransferase; this translates as MRADAVLVGFGEFGAKSSEVRAKMADRLAASVRALLRERGFEAEVQRRWSRIVVRPSDAEEARAVAAAVATLPGVSFARPVLAVDATREAVYGALEALAAGHPEGATFAVDAKRVGPAEEHGFSGRDLNVGGGRLVEDLTDATVELDDPDRTYRIEVRGGEAYVSVVRFDGPGGLPLGTQGRVAVLVSGGIDSPVAAWRLMRRGCVPIPVYVDIGDYGGADHRARAFEVVRTLAARAPDEDLRPRVVDGAAVVDRLVAAVDDTRMLSLRRAMLVMAEAVARRDGAHSIATGESIGQKSSQTGPNLAVTDAAAALPVHRPVSTADKSDIVEEARRLGTYDDSTLPVGCERVAPSHPETNASLADVVAAEPDGLLDAARRAGREASVEPLDRDV
- the ppk1 gene encoding polyphosphate kinase 1 codes for the protein MDETDGYAPYEPADRDVDLTDPTYYLNRELSELEFQRRVLHEAVDDRQPLLERVRFLSLFTKNMDEFFMKRVGGLKQQIDADVTERTVDGRTPREQLTAVLEKARPMFRAQASCYLEAVRGALAAEGIRVRDYGDLTADQRGRMREYFRESVLPTLTPLAFDPAHPFPFISNLSLSLAVMTRREARADPTFTRVKIPQNRPRLVEVRGNGEGRDGSEGVEYVLLEDVVRSNLDLLFPNVEIVDTTLFRLTRNAEVRRNEEVAEDLIDMIEEVIEQRRFATVVRLEVEEDAPEAVVDLLAEQLALSDEEVFRLPGLLDYRELLSLTDLDRPDLKLDSWTPRPHPRLERDATPAVGADRAADVFSEIRRDDVLLHHPYHSFDDTVQRFLDEAANDPDVLAIKAAIYRTASDSQVIQSLIDAAENGKQVAVMVELKARFDERNNVEWVRRLEEEGIHVAYGTIGLKTHTKTALVVREEDDGVQLYSHVATGNYHSETAKGYVDLGLLTADRDVGQDLVKVFNFFTGPSLDEEFRKLLIAPVTMREELTECIRREAWHARNGRDARIVVKVNGLEDPQMVEELYRASMAGVDIDLVVRDICRLRPGLDGVTENVTVHSVVGRFLEHSRIFYFENGASAAPSQVPDDGEWGEPEWYVGSADWMTRNLDKRVEAVAPVEDRELREQLRFVLELATNDNRKRWTMNADGTYDQCHPTDGEPVVEMQRILMDRTAAAAENGDGRGVRTDHPAAPGELLVEPRRDGDERDEESGAADGESDADADADGSPDDADTGTGTADAPGTADNVTPDAAAPSAEADATGTGRADLGDGVDGPDESEKRSDASRADETDAGSGSDSDPNSGADLPPAMREHGDRWYVPDSDHYAYAVRTPDGDRRYRKTREATEELLARYYG